Proteins encoded together in one Kitasatospora albolonga window:
- a CDS encoding DNA-binding response regulator, whose product MTIKVLIADDQEMVRTGFRLILENEPDIEVLAEASDGIACVELARRLRPDVCLVDIRMPRLNGLEATRLLAGPDVVDPLRILIFTTFDLDDYFYGALRSGACGFLLKNSGSALLIESVRAVAAGAAMISPTVALRLLKQLSADSPAPGSGRTAGHGNQVSRPTGPPHAPDLPGCPPLTERELDVARLVARGRTNQEVTDELDISLSTVKTHLTNIQGKLRVRNRVEIAAWIWESGAIHTGYSP is encoded by the coding sequence GTGACGATCAAGGTGCTCATCGCCGACGACCAGGAGATGGTACGTACCGGCTTCCGGCTGATCCTGGAGAACGAGCCCGATATCGAGGTGCTCGCGGAGGCGTCCGACGGTATCGCCTGTGTGGAGCTGGCCCGGCGGCTGCGCCCGGACGTCTGTCTGGTCGACATCCGTATGCCCCGGCTGAACGGCCTTGAGGCGACCCGCCTGCTGGCCGGTCCCGATGTCGTCGACCCGCTGCGCATCCTGATCTTCACCACCTTCGACCTGGACGACTACTTCTACGGCGCGCTGCGCAGCGGGGCCTGCGGATTCCTGCTCAAGAACAGCGGATCGGCGCTGCTGATCGAGTCGGTGAGGGCGGTCGCGGCCGGCGCCGCGATGATCTCGCCCACGGTCGCGCTGCGGCTGCTCAAACAGCTCTCGGCGGACAGCCCCGCGCCCGGCTCCGGCCGGACGGCGGGGCACGGGAACCAAGTCTCCCGGCCGACCGGGCCGCCCCATGCTCCGGACCTCCCGGGCTGCCCTCCCCTCACCGAGCGGGAGTTGGACGTGGCACGCCTGGTGGCGCGCGGTCGCACCAATCAGGAGGTCACCGATGAGCTCGACATCTCGCTCTCCACGGTCAAAACGCACCTGACCAACATTCAGGGAAAGTTACGGGTGCGTAATCGGGTGGAGATCGCCGCATGGATCTGGGAAAGCGGAGCAATTCATACCGGTTATTCGCCCTGA
- a CDS encoding ABC transporter ATP-binding protein produces the protein MELQITDLTKVHRGGTRAVDSFSLDLGPGVLGLLGPNGAGKSTLMRVLATVTRPTSGHVRWQGTDIGEHPGELRRTLGYLPQDFGVYPQLTAKEFLGYLASAKGLDRKSARGRISELLELVNLTDAAGRRLGSMSGGMRQRVGIAQALLNDPRLIIVDEPTSGLDPEERMRFRNLLSGLASDRVVILSTHIVSDVASTADRIAIMAQGRLLRHGTPEELLRLAEGSVWEATVPSEELVGLRGQFVISDTTRTPRGVRVRLLANRQPLAQAEAVAPGLDDAYLLMTSSLPGARPQAVGR, from the coding sequence ATGGAGCTCCAGATCACGGACCTGACCAAGGTCCACCGCGGCGGCACCCGTGCCGTCGACTCCTTCTCCCTGGACCTGGGACCCGGAGTGCTCGGGCTGCTCGGCCCCAACGGCGCCGGTAAATCGACCCTGATGCGGGTTCTCGCCACGGTGACCAGACCCACGTCCGGGCATGTGCGGTGGCAGGGCACCGACATCGGTGAGCATCCGGGTGAGCTGCGCCGGACCCTCGGCTACCTGCCGCAGGACTTCGGTGTGTATCCGCAGCTGACCGCCAAGGAGTTCCTGGGCTACCTGGCGTCGGCGAAGGGGCTGGACCGCAAGTCCGCCCGGGGGCGGATCTCCGAGCTGCTGGAGCTGGTCAACCTCACCGACGCGGCCGGCCGGCGGCTCGGGTCCATGTCCGGCGGTATGCGCCAGCGGGTGGGCATCGCCCAGGCCCTGCTGAACGATCCCAGGCTGATCATCGTCGACGAGCCGACCTCCGGCCTGGACCCGGAGGAGCGCATGCGGTTCCGCAACCTCCTCTCCGGCCTCGCCTCCGACCGGGTGGTCATCCTCTCCACCCATATCGTCTCCGATGTGGCGTCCACCGCCGACCGGATCGCGATCATGGCGCAGGGGCGGCTGCTCCGCCACGGCACCCCCGAGGAGCTGCTGCGCCTGGCCGAGGGCTCGGTCTGGGAGGCCACCGTGCCCTCGGAGGAACTGGTCGGTCTGCGCGGGCAGTTCGTCATCAGCGACACCACGCGTACTCCGCGGGGGGTACGGGTCCGGCTGCTGGCGAACCGTCAGCCGCTGGCGCAGGCCGAGGCCGTCGCGCCCGGGCTGGACGACGCGTATCTGCTGATGACCTCCTCGCTGCCCGGCGCCCGGCCCCAGGCTGTGGGGCGGTGA
- a CDS encoding TetR family transcriptional regulator encodes MSSSVQRPRVRKSPAARRAEIVDAAAAVALAEGLECITLRRIGEELGVRPGLISHYFPSAEELVAEAFGSAASGELDTLLPEESPGATPTERLAHFLTRTTGEPYDAISRLWINARHLSRYRPVLRDRVTTQQAAWRGRLEGVIREGVELDEFRTPDPSLTTIQILVVLDGLGAHANTGTAEHTPAAVVRMAVATAERELGLPEGALNA; translated from the coding sequence ATGTCGTCAAGCGTTCAGCGCCCCCGAGTTCGCAAAAGTCCGGCCGCCCGACGTGCGGAAATCGTCGACGCGGCGGCGGCCGTCGCCCTGGCCGAGGGGCTGGAGTGCATCACCCTGCGGCGGATCGGCGAGGAGCTGGGGGTCCGGCCGGGGCTGATCAGCCACTACTTCCCGTCGGCCGAGGAGCTGGTGGCCGAGGCGTTCGGCAGCGCCGCGAGCGGCGAGCTGGACACGCTGCTGCCGGAGGAGTCCCCGGGGGCCACCCCGACGGAGCGCCTCGCGCACTTCCTGACCCGGACGACGGGGGAGCCGTACGACGCCATCAGCCGACTCTGGATCAACGCCCGCCACCTCAGCCGCTACCGGCCCGTCCTGCGCGACCGGGTGACCACGCAGCAGGCCGCCTGGCGGGGGCGGCTGGAAGGGGTCATACGGGAGGGCGTCGAGCTCGACGAATTCCGCACCCCCGACCCGTCCCTGACGACCATTCAGATTCTGGTGGTGCTCGACGGGCTCGGTGCCCACGCCAATACCGGGACGGCTGAGCACACCCCTGCCGCCGTCGTCCGGATGGCCGTTGCCACGGCGGAACGCGAACTGGGCCTGCCGGAAGGCGCCTTGAACGCCTGA
- a CDS encoding amidohydrolase encodes MHPSLVLLSARLLDPVTGRLLPQTALAASGGRIAALGDDREIRALAGAPTTVIDLKGAVVTPGLTDGHLHPVTGAELTHGLDLSGCTDLEAVREALAGEVRRLAPGAWLHAWGLDPNVFGDRPVGSAALSPVLDGVPATLLLFDAHSMLASPRALELAGVDGPRTFDQAAEVVCDADGRPTGLLLEDAACELVERAAPRPTRAESRDRLAAALRSMAAAGLTGGHVMDANGDSAALYAELDAAGELPLRLRVAPWCRPGADADAVRELIGLQGTGGALWRTAGVKLFMDGTIDNGTAWLEKPDCHGESTHAFWPDPQAYTRVIGELHRAGVPTATHAIGDAAVRHALDAVAGATAAGGPSVRHRIEHIETVPDDTLPRFAELGVIASMQPTHCCDFTRADHTDNWSRRLGEERASRAWRCRDLWDAGARVVLGSDWPIAPFPPLGVMAGARHRRPSRDLTQPPHGPEQALTALEALRAMTVNAAWAAGEEQEAGRLAVGCRADLTVLADSPLTTAATDLPELPVLLTAVDGRPTHRDASV; translated from the coding sequence GTGCACCCCTCCCTCGTCCTGCTCTCCGCCCGGCTGCTCGACCCGGTCACCGGCCGCCTCCTGCCGCAGACCGCGCTGGCCGCCTCCGGAGGGCGGATCGCGGCCCTCGGCGACGACCGCGAGATCCGCGCGCTGGCCGGTGCGCCGACCACCGTGATCGACCTGAAGGGCGCGGTGGTGACCCCGGGGCTGACCGACGGGCACCTCCACCCGGTCACGGGCGCCGAGCTGACCCACGGGCTGGACCTGTCCGGCTGTACGGACCTGGAAGCGGTACGGGAGGCGCTGGCCGGTGAGGTGCGGCGGCTGGCGCCCGGGGCCTGGCTGCACGCCTGGGGGCTCGACCCGAACGTGTTCGGCGACCGGCCGGTGGGGTCCGCCGCCCTCTCCCCCGTACTCGACGGCGTACCGGCGACGCTCCTGCTCTTCGACGCGCACTCCATGCTCGCCAGTCCGCGCGCCCTGGAGCTCGCGGGCGTCGACGGGCCGCGCACCTTCGACCAGGCCGCCGAGGTCGTCTGCGACGCCGATGGACGGCCCACCGGGCTGCTGCTGGAGGACGCCGCCTGCGAACTCGTCGAGCGGGCCGCGCCCCGGCCCACCCGGGCGGAGAGCCGGGACCGGCTCGCCGCCGCCCTGCGCTCCATGGCCGCCGCCGGGCTGACCGGCGGGCACGTCATGGACGCCAACGGGGACAGCGCCGCCCTCTACGCCGAGCTGGACGCGGCCGGTGAACTGCCGCTGCGGCTGCGGGTCGCGCCCTGGTGCCGCCCCGGTGCGGACGCCGATGCCGTACGGGAGCTGATCGGGCTGCAGGGCACCGGCGGGGCGCTCTGGCGGACGGCGGGCGTCAAGCTCTTCATGGACGGCACGATCGACAACGGCACCGCCTGGCTGGAGAAGCCCGACTGCCACGGCGAGTCGACGCACGCCTTCTGGCCCGACCCGCAGGCGTACACGCGCGTCATCGGCGAACTCCACCGGGCCGGGGTGCCCACCGCGACGCACGCGATCGGGGACGCCGCCGTGCGGCACGCCCTGGACGCGGTGGCCGGGGCGACGGCCGCCGGAGGTCCTTCCGTACGCCATCGGATCGAGCACATCGAGACCGTGCCCGATGACACCCTGCCCCGGTTCGCGGAGCTGGGCGTCATCGCCTCCATGCAGCCCACCCACTGCTGCGACTTCACCCGCGCCGACCACACCGACAACTGGTCGCGGCGGCTCGGCGAGGAGCGCGCGTCACGGGCCTGGCGGTGCCGCGACCTGTGGGACGCGGGGGCGCGGGTCGTCCTCGGCTCCGACTGGCCCATCGCCCCGTTCCCGCCGCTGGGCGTGATGGCGGGCGCCCGCCACCGCCGCCCCTCCCGTGATCTGACCCAGCCCCCGCACGGCCCGGAGCAGGCGCTCACCGCCCTCGAAGCCCTCCGGGCCATGACGGTCAACGCGGCCTGGGCGGCGGGCGAGGAGCAGGAGGCCGGTCGGCTCGCCGTCGGCTGCCGGGCCGACCTCACGGTCCTCGCCGACAGCCCGCTCACCACGGCCGCCACCGACCTGCCGGAGCTGCCGGTGCTGCTCACGGCGGTCGACGGCCGCCCGACCCACCGCGACGCGAGCGTGTGA
- a CDS encoding nitrate reductase has translation MASTIPDPLPGPHDTACAPADAPPAPAPAPESTTPDRTTAETAAPDRAAPESATPDRAAPRIEAHGIDHIPDAERRGRPRELFSVWAAANVNYLSLLAGGVLVLMGLTLAQALAVIVAGNLFWLLTGVLAVSGPASGTPSEVITRAIYGIRGNRVNNAVVGWAISVCYFALNLAAAASAATALTARAGIPAGDGVTAAVVIVIAALTLAISVYGHAAIVKLYLPITLALALAFAVVAVSVLGRADLSYRPAEPLHGTALWATLAAGLALTASAPLSYTTSADFSRYLPRTTPKRAIVGWTALGGFLPGVVVCSLGAFAATAVDMSDPQAGLEGLLPAWFVPVFLLALVLGTIAINALTAYSAGLALQAVGLRIRRSYSVLVDGAAAVSLTLYALLVSDLLDTVSNVLRLTVVLLGPSMAVYATDILLRRNRYDGPALTDESRGGPFWYTAGVNPAGALALTAGVTAAALCVDTAYTGPVAAALGGVDLSLPAGITVAAGCYALLTRTAPLTRNS, from the coding sequence ATGGCGTCCACGATTCCCGACCCGCTTCCCGGGCCGCACGACACCGCGTGCGCCCCGGCGGACGCGCCCCCGGCCCCGGCCCCGGCCCCGGAGAGCACAACCCCGGACCGCACAACTGCGGAAACCGCGGCGCCGGACCGAGCAGCCCCGGAGAGCGCAACCCCGGACCGCGCGGCACCGCGTATCGAGGCCCACGGCATCGACCACATCCCCGACGCCGAGCGCCGCGGCCGGCCGCGCGAGCTGTTCTCCGTATGGGCGGCGGCCAACGTGAACTACCTCAGCCTGCTGGCCGGAGGGGTGCTCGTCCTGATGGGCCTGACCCTGGCGCAGGCGCTCGCGGTGATCGTGGCCGGCAACCTGTTCTGGCTGCTCACCGGGGTGCTCGCGGTCTCCGGACCGGCCTCGGGCACCCCGAGCGAGGTGATCACCCGGGCGATCTACGGCATCCGCGGCAACCGGGTCAACAACGCGGTCGTCGGCTGGGCGATCTCCGTCTGCTACTTCGCCCTCAACCTGGCCGCCGCCGCGAGCGCCGCCACCGCGCTGACCGCACGGGCGGGCATCCCGGCGGGCGACGGCGTCACGGCCGCCGTCGTGATCGTGATCGCCGCGCTCACCCTCGCCATCAGCGTCTACGGCCATGCGGCGATCGTGAAGCTGTACCTCCCCATCACCCTGGCGCTCGCCCTGGCCTTCGCCGTCGTCGCCGTCAGCGTCCTCGGGCGTGCCGACCTCTCCTACCGCCCCGCCGAGCCGCTGCACGGCACCGCCCTGTGGGCGACCCTGGCGGCCGGACTCGCGCTGACCGCCTCGGCCCCGTTGTCGTACACCACCAGCGCCGACTTCTCCCGCTACCTGCCCCGTACGACACCGAAGCGGGCGATCGTCGGCTGGACCGCCCTGGGTGGCTTCCTGCCCGGCGTCGTCGTCTGCTCGCTCGGCGCGTTCGCCGCCACGGCGGTGGACATGAGCGATCCGCAGGCCGGACTGGAAGGGCTGCTCCCGGCCTGGTTCGTCCCCGTCTTCCTGCTGGCCCTGGTCCTCGGCACGATCGCCATCAACGCGCTGACCGCCTACAGCGCGGGCCTCGCCCTCCAGGCCGTGGGCCTGCGCATCCGGCGCTCGTACAGCGTGCTCGTGGACGGGGCGGCGGCGGTCTCCCTCACCCTGTACGCGCTGCTCGTCTCCGATCTCCTGGACACCGTCAGCAACGTCCTCCGGCTCACCGTCGTCCTGCTCGGCCCCAGCATGGCCGTCTACGCCACCGACATCCTGCTCCGCCGCAACCGCTACGACGGCCCGGCCCTCACGGACGAGAGCCGGGGCGGCCCGTTCTGGTACACCGCGGGCGTCAACCCGGCCGGAGCCCTCGCCCTCACGGCGGGCGTCACCGCCGCGGCCCTGTGCGTCGACACCGCGTACACCGGCCCGGTCGCCGCCGCCCTCGGAGGCGTCGACCTCTCGCTCCCGGCCGGGATCACCGTCGCCGCCGGGTGCTACGCGCTCCTGACGCGGACCGCACCGCTGACGCGGAACTCCTGA